Proteins encoded together in one Streptomyces sp. B1I3 window:
- a CDS encoding glutathionylspermidine synthase family protein, with product MERRTIEPRPGWQRTVEEQGLVYPLTRYPDGSLRPYWDESAYYVFSLPEVEALEEVVEELHAMCLAAAAYIVEHDRFADLGITDRRLAGLIAESWRRRAELPSLYGRFDLRYDGSGPAKMLEYNADTPTSLLEAAGPQWFWMEDRFPGADQWNSLHERLVDAWKRQAPLLPSGPLHFVHSDGDELGEDLMTVAYLRETAEQAGIATEALSVERIGWDRLTGRFVDERLRFIRSCFKLYPWEWLATDRFGPHVLDTLDNGGGTGTTCWIEPAWKMLLSNKALLALLWELYPGHPNLLPAYLDGPRELAGDGAAGYVTKPLLGREGAGVTVHEPGSAPVTRYEACCYQEFAPLPDFAGNRVVLGAWVVGSEAAGLGIRESAGPVTDEYARFLPHVIL from the coding sequence ATGGAGCGCCGCACCATCGAGCCCCGCCCCGGCTGGCAGCGGACCGTCGAGGAGCAGGGGCTGGTCTACCCCCTGACCCGCTACCCGGACGGATCGCTGCGCCCGTACTGGGACGAGAGCGCCTACTACGTCTTCTCGTTGCCCGAGGTCGAGGCGCTGGAGGAGGTCGTGGAGGAGCTCCACGCGATGTGCCTGGCCGCAGCCGCGTACATCGTCGAGCACGACCGCTTCGCCGACCTCGGCATCACCGACCGCCGGCTGGCGGGGCTGATCGCCGAGTCCTGGCGCCGCCGAGCTGAACTCCCCTCCCTGTACGGCCGGTTCGACCTGCGGTACGACGGCTCGGGGCCGGCCAAGATGCTGGAGTACAACGCCGACACGCCGACCTCCCTCCTGGAGGCGGCCGGTCCCCAGTGGTTCTGGATGGAAGACCGCTTCCCCGGGGCCGACCAGTGGAACTCGCTGCACGAGCGCCTCGTCGACGCGTGGAAGCGGCAGGCCCCCCTCCTGCCGTCCGGCCCGCTGCACTTCGTCCACTCCGACGGTGACGAGCTGGGCGAGGACCTGATGACCGTCGCCTATCTGCGGGAGACCGCCGAACAGGCCGGCATCGCCACGGAGGCCCTCTCCGTGGAGCGGATCGGCTGGGACCGGCTGACCGGCCGTTTCGTCGACGAGCGGCTCCGATTCATCCGCAGCTGCTTCAAGCTCTACCCGTGGGAGTGGCTGGCGACCGACCGGTTCGGGCCGCATGTGCTGGACACCCTCGACAACGGCGGCGGCACCGGCACCACCTGCTGGATCGAGCCCGCCTGGAAGATGCTCCTCTCCAACAAGGCACTGCTGGCCTTGTTGTGGGAGCTGTACCCCGGACACCCGAACCTGCTGCCCGCCTACCTCGACGGCCCGCGCGAACTCGCGGGCGACGGGGCGGCGGGTTACGTCACCAAACCGCTGCTCGGCCGCGAGGGCGCCGGAGTCACCGTGCACGAACCGGGCAGCGCGCCGGTGACGCGCTACGAGGCCTGCTGCTACCAGGAGTTCGCGCCGCTGCCGGACTTCGCGGGCAACCGGGTGGTCCTCGGCGCCTGGGTGGTCGGGAGCGAGGCGGCCGGGCTCGGCATCCGGGAGTCGGCGGGACCGGTCACGGACGAGTACGCCCGCTTCCTGCCCCACGTCATCCTCTAG
- a CDS encoding PLP-dependent aminotransferase family protein, whose amino-acid sequence MTDTWAAFGADLHIEPVGAGVRSGLVNALRDAVRSGRLVPGTRLPSSRTLAVDLGIARNTVADAYAELVAEGWLTARQGSGTRVAQRAVARRPATRPVRSRQERRPVHNLMPGSPDLSAFPRTEWLKASRRALTAAPDEAFGYADPQGRIELRTVLADYLARARGVYADPERIVICSGFVHGLMLMGKVLRQRRVRETAVESYGLDIHWNILAEAGLRTPCLPVDALGARTGELGGMRGVGAVLMTPAHQFPTGVPLHPDRRAEAIDWARSGSGLILEDDYDGEFRYDRQPVGALQGLDPERVVYLGTSSKSLAPGLRLAWMVLPQRLVGEVCEAKGASDWMSGTLDQLTLAEFMRSGAYDRHVRSVRLRYRRRRDQLVQTLAERVPGCRVSGIAAGLHAVLELPEGTEQSVARAAAWQGLALERLSRFRHREAEPVQDGLVIGYGSPSESGWAGALDALCRVLP is encoded by the coding sequence ATGACGGATACCTGGGCCGCTTTCGGTGCCGACCTGCACATCGAACCGGTCGGCGCCGGAGTGCGCAGCGGGTTGGTGAACGCGCTGCGGGACGCGGTGCGCAGCGGCCGGCTGGTGCCCGGCACCCGGCTGCCCTCCTCCCGGACACTCGCCGTCGACCTCGGCATAGCCCGCAACACCGTCGCGGACGCCTACGCCGAACTGGTCGCGGAGGGCTGGCTCACCGCACGTCAGGGCTCGGGGACCAGGGTCGCGCAGCGGGCCGTCGCCCGGAGGCCGGCCACCCGGCCGGTACGGTCCCGCCAGGAGCGGCGCCCCGTGCACAATCTGATGCCCGGGTCGCCGGACCTCTCGGCGTTCCCGCGCACCGAATGGCTCAAGGCGTCCCGGCGCGCCCTCACCGCCGCCCCCGACGAGGCCTTCGGGTACGCCGACCCCCAGGGGCGCATCGAGCTGCGCACCGTGCTGGCGGACTACCTGGCGAGGGCGCGCGGGGTGTACGCGGACCCGGAACGCATCGTGATCTGCTCCGGGTTCGTCCACGGGCTGATGCTGATGGGGAAGGTGCTGCGGCAGCGCCGGGTGCGGGAGACGGCCGTGGAGTCGTACGGACTCGACATCCACTGGAACATCCTGGCCGAGGCGGGCCTGCGCACCCCGTGCCTGCCGGTGGACGCGCTCGGGGCCCGGACCGGTGAACTGGGCGGGATGCGGGGCGTGGGCGCGGTGCTGATGACCCCCGCCCACCAGTTCCCCACGGGCGTGCCGCTGCACCCGGACCGGCGGGCCGAGGCGATCGACTGGGCGCGGTCCGGGTCGGGGCTGATCCTGGAGGACGACTACGACGGCGAGTTCCGCTACGACCGGCAGCCGGTGGGTGCCCTCCAGGGCCTCGATCCCGAACGGGTCGTCTACCTGGGGACGTCCAGCAAGTCCCTCGCCCCGGGGCTGAGGCTGGCCTGGATGGTGCTGCCCCAGCGGCTGGTGGGGGAGGTGTGCGAGGCGAAGGGCGCTTCCGACTGGATGTCCGGGACGCTGGACCAGCTGACACTCGCGGAGTTCATGAGGTCGGGGGCGTACGACCGCCACGTGCGCTCCGTCCGGCTGCGCTACCGGCGGCGCCGCGACCAGCTCGTACAGACGCTCGCCGAGCGGGTGCCGGGCTGCCGGGTGAGCGGAATCGCGGCCGGGCTGCACGCGGTGCTCGAACTCCCGGAGGGCACCGAGCAGTCGGTGGCCCGGGCCGCAGCATGGCAGGGGCTCGCTCTGGAGCGGCTGTCGCGGTTCCGGCACCGGGAGGCGGAGCCGGTCCAGGACGGCCTGGTGATCGGCTACGGCTCTCCGTCGGAGAGCGGCTGGGCGGGGGCGCTGGACGCCCTCTGCCGGGTACTGCCGTGA
- a CDS encoding carboxymuconolactone decarboxylase family protein, whose product MTTHTHSHASAEHAPEHPARLQWAQLAPEVYKAMVRLDIAASKGLDPVLVELVKIRASQLNRCALCLDMHSKDALAAGESVERIIQLGAWEESQHFYTEKELAAIELTETVTVLTDGFVPDEVYAKAAKHFEEAELAQLLAAITVINAWNRFGVATRQVPGHYTPGDIKH is encoded by the coding sequence ATGACGACGCACACGCACTCCCACGCATCCGCCGAGCACGCCCCCGAGCACCCCGCCCGCCTGCAGTGGGCCCAGCTCGCCCCCGAGGTGTACAAGGCCATGGTCCGGCTGGACATCGCGGCCTCCAAGGGGCTCGACCCGGTGCTCGTCGAACTCGTGAAGATCCGCGCCTCGCAGCTCAACCGCTGCGCACTGTGTCTGGACATGCACTCGAAGGACGCGCTGGCGGCGGGCGAATCCGTCGAGCGGATCATTCAGCTCGGCGCCTGGGAGGAGTCGCAGCACTTCTACACGGAGAAGGAACTGGCGGCGATCGAGCTGACGGAGACCGTGACCGTACTGACCGACGGCTTCGTGCCGGACGAGGTCTACGCGAAGGCCGCCAAGCACTTCGAAGAGGCCGAGCTCGCCCAGCTGCTCGCCGCCATCACGGTGATCAACGCGTGGAACCGCTTCGGGGTGGCCACCCGCCAGGTCCCCGGCCACTACACGCCCGGTGACATCAAGCACTGA
- a CDS encoding isocitrate lyase/phosphoenolpyruvate mutase family protein produces the protein MNEPVSVFRALHQGRSPGDPLVLPGPWDAPSARAFEDAGFPALATPSAGVAACLGHADGRTPATEMFAAVARITRAVSVPVSADVEAGYGLPPAELVERLLEAGAVGCNLEDSADGVLQDPERQAERLAAVRAAAGGHLFVNARVDTYIRGVPAGTDVVEETIARARLYAAAGAECVYPITAPAGDLPRLAAAVPVPLNALGSPDGPSDARRLGELGAVRVTFGPQLQRRAADAVRGLADRLRGD, from the coding sequence ATGAACGAGCCCGTCTCCGTCTTCCGTGCCCTGCACCAGGGCCGCTCCCCCGGCGACCCGCTGGTCCTGCCCGGCCCGTGGGACGCCCCCAGCGCACGCGCTTTCGAGGACGCCGGATTCCCGGCGCTGGCCACCCCGAGCGCCGGCGTCGCGGCCTGCCTCGGCCACGCGGACGGACGGACGCCCGCCACCGAGATGTTCGCGGCGGTGGCACGGATCACCCGCGCCGTGTCCGTGCCGGTGTCGGCGGACGTCGAGGCCGGGTACGGCCTGCCCCCCGCGGAACTCGTGGAGCGCCTCCTGGAAGCGGGCGCGGTCGGCTGCAATCTGGAGGACTCCGCCGACGGGGTCCTGCAGGATCCGGAGCGCCAGGCCGAACGCCTCGCCGCGGTCCGCGCCGCGGCGGGCGGGCACCTCTTCGTCAACGCCCGCGTCGACACGTACATCCGGGGGGTCCCGGCCGGTACGGACGTGGTCGAGGAGACGATCGCCCGCGCCCGGCTGTACGCGGCCGCCGGAGCCGAGTGCGTCTATCCGATCACCGCGCCGGCCGGCGACCTGCCCCGGCTGGCCGCGGCCGTCCCGGTCCCGCTCAACGCCCTCGGCTCACCCGACGGCCCGTCCGACGCCCGCCGCCTGGGGGAGCTCGGCGCGGTACGGGTCACGTTCGGCCCGCAGCTGCAGCGGCGTGCGGCGGACGCCGTGCGCGGTCTGGCCGACCGGCTGCGCGGCGACTGA
- a CDS encoding malate dehydrogenase, giving the protein MTRTPVNVTVTGAAGQIGYALLFRIASGHLLGPDVPVNLRLLEIPQGLKAAEGTAMELDDCAFPLLRGIEITDDANVGFDGANVALLVGARPRTKGMERGDLLSANGGIFKPQGKAINDNAADDIKVLVVGNPANTNALIAQAAAPDVPAERFTAMTRLDHNRAISQLAARTGAAVSDIKRLTIWGNHSATQYPDIFHAEVAGKNAAEVVNDEAWLADTFIPTVAKRGAAIIEARGASSAASAANAAIDHVYTWVNGTAEGDWTSMGIPSDGSYGVPEGIISSFPVTTKDGKYEIVQGLDINEFSRARIDASVKELTEERDAVRELGLI; this is encoded by the coding sequence ATGACCCGCACTCCCGTGAATGTCACCGTGACCGGCGCAGCCGGCCAGATCGGCTACGCGCTGCTCTTCCGCATCGCCTCCGGCCACCTGCTCGGCCCGGACGTGCCGGTCAACCTGCGACTCCTCGAGATCCCGCAGGGCCTCAAGGCCGCCGAGGGCACCGCCATGGAGCTCGACGACTGCGCCTTCCCGCTCCTGCGCGGCATCGAGATCACCGACGACGCCAACGTCGGCTTCGACGGCGCCAACGTCGCCCTCCTGGTCGGCGCGCGCCCGCGCACCAAGGGCATGGAGCGCGGTGACCTGCTCTCCGCCAACGGCGGCATCTTCAAGCCGCAGGGCAAGGCCATCAACGACAACGCCGCGGACGACATCAAGGTCCTCGTCGTCGGCAACCCGGCCAACACCAACGCGCTCATCGCGCAGGCCGCCGCCCCGGACGTACCGGCCGAGCGCTTCACCGCGATGACCCGCCTGGACCACAACCGCGCGATCTCGCAGCTCGCCGCCCGGACCGGTGCCGCCGTCTCCGACATCAAGCGGCTGACGATCTGGGGCAACCACTCGGCGACCCAGTACCCGGACATCTTCCACGCCGAGGTCGCCGGCAAGAACGCCGCCGAGGTCGTCAACGACGAGGCATGGCTGGCCGACACCTTCATCCCGACCGTCGCCAAGCGCGGCGCCGCGATCATCGAGGCCCGGGGTGCGTCCTCGGCCGCCTCCGCGGCCAACGCCGCCATCGACCACGTGTACACCTGGGTGAACGGCACCGCCGAGGGCGACTGGACCTCGATGGGTATCCCGTCGGACGGTTCCTACGGCGTCCCCGAGGGCATCATCTCCTCCTTCCCGGTCACCACGAAGGACGGGAAGTACGAGATCGTGCAGGGTCTCGACATCAACGAGTTCTCCCGTGCGCGCATCGACGCGTCCGTGAAGGAGCTCACCGAGGAGCGCGACGCGGTTCGCGAGCTCGGCCTGATCTGA
- a CDS encoding DUF3017 domain-containing protein produces MGAGTSPADGTHAAGAAGDAGVPGDAGTSAGTGAVAAGGREKDDRAGHEEPAGAGHEEPAGTGSAEPVHTAEVVKTAEAGEPAEPGDPTGSEEGGGSTRAPSRRFSLTRDTARPEGGGRAASGDAPAPARQWPLLAVLCTAGIGLLLVGADPFTEAFRIGTMLIGLALLTGAVLRWVVPSVGMLAVRSRFTDLVTYGLMGTLIVLLALMAQPKPWLDVPFLQDAVHFTIR; encoded by the coding sequence ATGGGTGCTGGTACGAGTCCGGCGGACGGTACGCACGCGGCCGGGGCGGCCGGGGACGCCGGGGTGCCCGGGGACGCCGGGACGTCCGCAGGCACCGGGGCCGTCGCCGCGGGCGGCCGTGAAAAGGATGACCGGGCGGGCCACGAGGAGCCGGCCGGGGCGGGCCACGAGGAGCCGGCCGGGACCGGGAGCGCGGAGCCGGTACACACGGCGGAGGTCGTGAAGACGGCGGAGGCCGGAGAGCCGGCCGAGCCCGGGGACCCGACCGGGTCCGAAGAGGGCGGCGGCTCGACCCGGGCGCCCTCGCGCCGCTTCTCGCTCACCCGTGACACCGCCCGCCCCGAGGGCGGTGGCCGGGCCGCCTCGGGGGACGCCCCCGCTCCCGCCCGGCAGTGGCCGCTCCTCGCGGTGCTCTGCACCGCGGGAATCGGCCTGCTCCTCGTGGGCGCCGACCCCTTCACCGAAGCGTTCAGGATCGGCACGATGCTGATCGGCCTCGCCCTGCTCACCGGGGCGGTGCTGCGCTGGGTGGTCCCCTCCGTCGGCATGCTGGCCGTGCGGTCCCGGTTCACCGACCTCGTCACGTACGGCCTGATGGGGACGCTGATCGTGCTGCTCGCCCTGATGGCGCAGCCCAAACCGTGGCTGGACGTCCCCTTCCTGCAGGACGCCGTCCACTTCACGATCCGTTAG
- a CDS encoding bifunctional methylenetetrahydrofolate dehydrogenase/methenyltetrahydrofolate cyclohydrolase — MTAQILDGKATAAAIKSDLTVRVAALKAQGVTPGLGTLLVGDDPGSRWYVNGKHRDCAQVGIASIQRELPGTATQEDIEGVVRELNADPDCTGYIVQLPLPKGIDTNRVLELMDPAKDADGLHPMSLGKLVLNETGPLPCTPQGVVTLLRRHGVEINGAHVVVVGRGVTIGRSIPLLLTRKSENATVTQCHTGTRDLSAHLRQADIIVAAAGVPHLIKPEDVKPGAAVLDVGVSRDENGKIVGDVHPGVAEVAAWVAPNPGGVGPMTRAQLLVNVVEAAERAAADSAASAG; from the coding sequence ATGACTGCCCAGATTCTCGATGGCAAGGCCACCGCAGCTGCGATCAAGTCCGATCTGACCGTCCGCGTGGCGGCCCTCAAGGCGCAGGGCGTCACCCCCGGGCTGGGGACCCTGCTCGTCGGGGACGATCCGGGCAGCCGGTGGTACGTGAACGGCAAGCACCGTGACTGTGCCCAGGTCGGCATCGCGTCCATCCAGCGTGAACTTCCCGGCACGGCGACCCAGGAGGACATCGAGGGCGTCGTACGGGAACTCAACGCCGACCCCGACTGCACGGGCTACATCGTGCAGCTCCCCCTCCCCAAGGGCATCGACACCAACCGCGTGCTGGAACTGATGGACCCGGCGAAGGACGCCGACGGGCTGCACCCGATGAGCCTGGGCAAGCTCGTGCTGAACGAGACCGGCCCGCTGCCCTGCACCCCGCAGGGTGTCGTCACGCTCCTGCGCCGCCACGGCGTGGAGATCAACGGCGCCCACGTGGTGGTCGTCGGCCGCGGGGTCACCATCGGCCGCTCGATCCCCCTCCTGCTGACGCGCAAGTCCGAGAACGCGACCGTCACCCAGTGCCACACCGGTACCCGTGACCTGTCGGCCCACCTCAGGCAGGCCGACATCATCGTCGCCGCCGCCGGCGTCCCCCACCTCATCAAGCCCGAGGACGTGAAGCCGGGCGCGGCCGTGCTCGACGTCGGCGTCAGCCGCGACGAGAACGGCAAGATCGTCGGCGATGTCCACCCCGGTGTCGCGGAGGTGGCTGCCTGGGTCGCCCCCAACCCGGGCGGCGTCGGTCCGATGACCAGGGCCCAGCTGCTCGTCAACGTGGTCGAGGCGGCCGAGCGCGCCGCCGCCGACTCCGCCGCGTCCGCCGGCTGA
- a CDS encoding DUF2079 domain-containing protein, with amino-acid sequence MNGLVGQWPEPARPAVTSEGLRCGGIVLDLNQSETDVPGNGDGNGNGSGRHGDEERGRATGTAAAAAPHPAPLRPYVIAAILLCALYFLYSYLRYSHFHSPSWDLGIFEQEVRAYASLKAPVVDIKGPGYLILGDHFSPVVALLVPLYWIWPSALALLFAQAALFAVSAAVVGRTVQQILGGRSGMCVTVAYGLSWGLQEAVKADFHEIAFAVPLIALVCRALLMERWRAALLWSLPLVLVKEDLGITVAVVGALLAVYGRRLHGFLLAAFGVFAFALTVLVLIPAASSAGTYDYWKKIEQDGGQRVSPLDSVLGVLDSSVKIEMLVFLVGITAFMALRSPLVLLVLPTLGWRLLSQDSNHWGMVWHYSAILMPVVFLAMADGVRRSRGSARPWLAAYANVAVPVAAAIAVALTQHLPLRDLLRPETYGADARTDAAEAALEAIPVGARVETDITLMAHLTGDRTVYWVGGAPGTAPDVVAINLDFGWSRPIDDPVKYAQQLHPEARYRITREAAPFVVMERTTPAPGNG; translated from the coding sequence ATGAATGGCCTTGTCGGGCAGTGGCCGGAACCGGCGCGGCCGGCAGTGACCAGTGAGGGACTCCGTTGCGGGGGCATCGTGCTTGACCTGAACCAGAGCGAGACGGACGTGCCCGGGAACGGAGACGGGAACGGGAACGGGTCCGGTCGGCACGGTGACGAGGAGCGGGGGCGGGCCACCGGTACCGCGGCGGCCGCGGCGCCGCACCCGGCCCCGCTGCGTCCGTACGTGATCGCGGCCATCCTCCTGTGCGCGCTTTACTTCCTGTACTCCTACCTCCGGTACAGCCACTTCCACTCGCCCTCGTGGGACCTCGGGATCTTCGAGCAGGAGGTGCGCGCGTACGCCTCGCTGAAGGCCCCGGTCGTCGACATCAAGGGCCCCGGCTATCTGATACTCGGCGACCACTTCAGCCCCGTGGTGGCGCTCCTGGTGCCGCTGTACTGGATCTGGCCGTCCGCCCTCGCCCTGCTCTTCGCGCAGGCCGCTCTCTTCGCCGTCTCCGCGGCGGTCGTCGGGCGCACCGTCCAGCAGATCCTCGGCGGCCGCAGCGGCATGTGCGTCACCGTCGCCTACGGGCTCTCCTGGGGCCTCCAGGAAGCGGTGAAGGCCGACTTCCACGAAATAGCCTTCGCCGTGCCGCTGATCGCGCTCGTGTGCCGGGCCCTGCTCATGGAGCGCTGGCGGGCCGCCCTCCTGTGGTCGCTGCCCCTCGTCCTGGTCAAGGAGGACCTCGGGATCACCGTCGCGGTCGTCGGCGCGCTCCTGGCCGTGTACGGGCGGCGGCTCCATGGCTTCCTGCTGGCGGCCTTCGGGGTGTTCGCGTTCGCACTGACCGTCCTCGTCCTCATACCGGCGGCCAGCAGTGCGGGGACGTACGACTACTGGAAGAAGATCGAGCAGGACGGTGGGCAGCGGGTCTCCCCGCTCGATTCGGTCCTCGGCGTCCTCGACTCCTCCGTCAAGATCGAGATGCTGGTCTTCCTCGTCGGCATCACCGCCTTCATGGCGCTGCGCTCGCCCCTGGTCCTGCTCGTGCTGCCCACGCTCGGCTGGCGCCTGCTCTCCCAGGACTCCAACCACTGGGGCATGGTCTGGCACTACAGCGCGATCCTCATGCCGGTGGTCTTCCTGGCCATGGCCGACGGTGTCCGCCGCAGCCGCGGATCAGCGCGGCCCTGGCTGGCCGCCTATGCGAACGTCGCCGTCCCCGTCGCCGCCGCGATCGCCGTGGCGCTCACCCAGCACCTCCCGCTGCGCGACCTGCTGCGCCCCGAGACGTACGGCGCCGACGCGCGCACCGACGCGGCCGAGGCGGCGCTGGAGGCCATTCCGGTGGGCGCGCGGGTGGAGACGGACATCACGCTGATGGCGCACCTGACCGGTGACCGTACGGTCTACTGGGTCGGCGGCGCCCCGGGCACCGCGCCCGACGTCGTCGCGATCAATCTGGACTTCGGCTGGTCACGGCCGATCGACGACCCCGTGAAATACGCGCAGCAACTCCACCCCGAGGCCCGGTACCGGATCACACGCGAGGCGGCTCCGTTCGTGGTGATGGAGCGGACCACGCCGGCGCCCGGAAACGGCTGA
- the purH gene encoding bifunctional phosphoribosylaminoimidazolecarboxamide formyltransferase/IMP cyclohydrolase — protein MSVNKPIRRALVSVYDKTGLEDLARGLHEAGVELVSTGSTAGKIAAAGVPVTKVEELTGFPECLDGRVKTLHPRVHAGILADLRLDTHREQLAELGVEPFDLVVVNLYPFKATVASGASDDECVEQIDIGGPSMVRAAAKNHPSVAVVTSPERYADVLAAVKAGGFDLTARKRLAAEAFQHTAAYDVAVASWFADGYAAADDSGFPDFSGATYARKNVLRYGENPHQPAALYTSGEGGLAEAEQLHGKEMSYNNFTDTDAARRAAYDHAEPCVAIIKHANPCGIAIAEDVATAHRNAHACDPLSAFGGVIAVNRPVTVALAEQVAEIFTEVIVAPAYEDGAVEVLARKKNIRVLRCPDAPASTVEVKPIDGGALLQVADRLQADGDDPANWTLATGEALSAEELRELAFAWKACRAVKSNAILLAKDGASVGVGMGQVNRVDSAKLAVERAGEERAKGSYAASDAFFPFPDGLEILTAAGIRAVAQPGGSVRDELVVEAAKKAGVTMYFTGTRHFFH, from the coding sequence ATGTCGGTGAATAAGCCCATCCGCCGCGCCCTGGTCAGCGTCTACGACAAGACGGGGCTCGAAGACCTCGCCCGCGGTCTCCACGAGGCGGGTGTCGAGCTGGTCTCCACCGGCTCCACCGCCGGGAAGATCGCCGCCGCCGGAGTGCCGGTCACCAAGGTCGAGGAGCTCACCGGTTTCCCCGAGTGCCTCGACGGCCGCGTGAAGACGCTGCACCCCCGGGTCCATGCCGGCATCCTCGCCGACCTGCGCCTGGACACCCACCGCGAGCAGCTCGCCGAGCTGGGCGTCGAGCCGTTCGACCTCGTGGTCGTCAACCTGTACCCGTTCAAGGCGACCGTCGCCTCGGGCGCGTCCGACGACGAGTGCGTGGAGCAGATCGACATCGGCGGCCCGTCGATGGTCCGCGCCGCCGCCAAGAATCACCCGTCCGTGGCAGTGGTGACGAGCCCGGAGCGTTACGCCGACGTCCTCGCGGCCGTCAAGGCGGGCGGCTTCGACCTGACCGCCCGCAAGCGGCTCGCCGCCGAGGCCTTCCAGCACACCGCCGCGTACGACGTGGCCGTCGCCTCCTGGTTCGCCGACGGTTACGCGGCGGCCGACGACTCCGGCTTCCCGGACTTCTCCGGTGCGACGTACGCGCGGAAGAACGTCCTGCGCTACGGCGAGAACCCGCACCAGCCCGCCGCGCTCTACACCTCCGGCGAGGGCGGCCTCGCCGAGGCCGAGCAGCTGCACGGCAAGGAGATGTCCTACAACAACTTCACGGACACCGACGCCGCCCGCCGTGCCGCCTACGACCACGCCGAGCCGTGCGTCGCGATCATCAAGCACGCCAACCCGTGCGGCATCGCCATCGCCGAGGACGTCGCGACGGCGCACCGCAACGCGCACGCCTGTGACCCGCTCTCCGCCTTCGGTGGTGTCATCGCGGTCAACCGCCCGGTGACCGTCGCGCTGGCCGAGCAGGTCGCCGAGATCTTCACCGAGGTCATCGTCGCCCCGGCATACGAGGACGGCGCCGTCGAGGTGCTCGCCCGTAAGAAGAACATCCGGGTGCTGCGCTGCCCCGACGCCCCGGCATCCACGGTCGAGGTCAAGCCGATCGACGGCGGCGCGCTGCTCCAGGTCGCCGACCGGCTCCAGGCCGACGGCGACGACCCGGCCAACTGGACCCTCGCCACCGGAGAGGCCCTCTCCGCGGAGGAGCTCAGGGAGCTCGCCTTCGCGTGGAAGGCCTGCCGGGCCGTCAAGTCCAACGCGATCCTGCTCGCCAAGGACGGCGCCTCGGTCGGTGTCGGCATGGGCCAGGTCAACCGCGTCGACTCCGCCAAGCTCGCCGTCGAGCGGGCCGGTGAGGAGCGGGCGAAGGGCTCCTACGCCGCGTCGGACGCCTTCTTCCCCTTCCCCGACGGCCTGGAGATCCTGACCGCCGCCGGCATCAGGGCCGTGGCCCAGCCCGGTGGCTCGGTCCGTGACGAGCTGGTCGTCGAGGCGGCGAAGAAGGCCGGCGTGACCATGTACTTCACGGGCACGCGCCACTTCTTCCACTGA
- the purN gene encoding phosphoribosylglycinamide formyltransferase: MASPPPSAAPARLVVLVSGSGTNLQALLDAIGDDPEGYGAQVVAVGADRHGTAGLERAERAGLPTFVCKVGEHATREEWDAALTEAVDEHRPDLVVSAGFMKIVGKAFLAAFGGRIVNTHPALLPSFPGAHGVRDALAYGVKVTGCTVHFVDDGVDTGPIIAQGVVEVTEEDTAEGEAALHERIKEVERKLLVEAVGRLARDGYRIEGRKVHLGHVGE, translated from the coding sequence GTGGCCTCCCCGCCCCCTTCCGCCGCCCCGGCCCGCCTGGTCGTCCTGGTCTCCGGCTCGGGTACGAATCTCCAAGCGCTGCTCGACGCGATCGGTGACGATCCCGAGGGCTACGGCGCCCAGGTCGTCGCGGTCGGCGCGGACCGCCACGGAACGGCCGGGCTCGAGCGCGCCGAGCGCGCCGGGCTTCCCACCTTCGTGTGCAAGGTCGGCGAACACGCGACCCGCGAGGAATGGGACGCGGCGCTCACCGAGGCCGTCGACGAGCACCGTCCGGACCTCGTCGTGTCCGCGGGCTTCATGAAGATCGTGGGCAAGGCGTTCCTCGCCGCGTTCGGCGGCCGGATCGTCAACACCCACCCCGCCCTGCTCCCCAGCTTTCCCGGTGCCCACGGAGTGCGCGACGCGCTCGCGTACGGCGTCAAGGTCACCGGGTGCACCGTCCACTTCGTCGACGACGGCGTCGACACCGGTCCGATCATCGCGCAGGGCGTGGTCGAGGTGACCGAAGAGGACACGGCGGAGGGCGAAGCCGCTCTCCATGAACGCATCAAAGAAGTCGAGCGCAAGCTGCTCGTCGAGGCCGTAGGGCGGCTCGCCCGCGACGGCTATCGCATTGAGGGACGAAAGGTTCATCTCGGTCATGTCGGTGAATAA